Proteins encoded by one window of Rhodamnia argentea isolate NSW1041297 chromosome 6, ASM2092103v1, whole genome shotgun sequence:
- the LOC125315377 gene encoding uncharacterized protein LOC125315377, with translation MAEFMLLRQNQMSVDQYEAKFSELSMYAPRMVEDPVDGARRFRDGLKPELKDRLVPLNLKDYNELYKRAQLIERNMIERAAASGSRFVPSGRNDRRFGKRPMLGGRSTIPPNRRNAVGKPALGNGGICRFCNRRHGTAPCPFGNGACFGCGRMGHQVRDCPQRQRGVSVPSPQGERPRGNVPLNYQSRPPAQGRVFAVSGEEAKDSPTVSCTVFLHDHIAYALFDPGATHSFVAWRFVKLVGLSPKSAGNGL, from the coding sequence ATGGCGGAATTCATGCTCCTGCGCCAAAATCAGATGTCCGTAGACCAGTATGAGGCCAAGTTTTCTGAGTTGTCTATGTATGCACCTAGAATGGTGGAGGACCCCGTGGACGGGGCAAGAAGGTTTAGAGATGGGTTAAAACCAGAGTTGAAGGATCGGTTGGTGCCGCTGAATCTAAAAGATTACAATGAGCTGTACAAAAGGGCCCAGTTGATCGAGAGAAATATGATAGAAAGGGCTGCTGCATCCGGATCACGGTTTGTGCCCTCCGGTAGGAATGATCGTagatttggcaagaggccaatgttGGGAGGAAGGTCGACCATCCCACCTAACCGGAGGAATGCTGTGGGAAAGCCGGCTCTTGGAAATGGTGGAATATGCCGATTTTGCAATCGGAGGCATGGGACTGCCCCGTGTCCCTTCGGGAATGGAGCCTGTTTTGGTTGTGGTCGGATGGGCCACCAAGTGAGAGATTGCCCACAGAGGCAAAGAGGAGTTTCGGTGCCATCACCACAAGGAGAACGACCGCGTGGGAATGTGCCGCTGAATTACCAGAGCCGACCTCCGGCGCAAGGAAGAGTTTTTGCGGTCTCCGGGgaagaggcgaaggattcgccgaccgttaGCTGTACGGTCTTCTTACATGATCATATAGCATATGCGTTGTTTGATCCTGGAGCCACGCACTCCTTTGTTGCTTGGCGATTTGTTAAATTAGTTGGATTGAGTCCGAAATCGGCTGGGAACGGTCTTTAA